Genomic window (Aquimarina sp. BL5):
AGAAATTAATTCAGATAGAAAATCGAAAGAGAAGGTATATGTACCTTCTAATCTTAGTGACTCGCAGTTAGATATTATTCGGGCGGTAAAATCAAATGATGTAACTGTGGTAATCGGTCCTCCAGGAACCGGTAAATCTTATACAATTGCTTCACTAGCTTTAGATCAGGTATATCATAATAAAAGTGTATTGATATGTTCTAAATCGGACCAAGCAGTAGATGTATTGCAAGATAAGATTGTAAGCGATCTAGGTGTGAAAGGCCTCTCGATTAGAGCTGGTTCCGGAAGAAGTCATCGCGCTACTCTAAGAAAGAAAATAGAATCAATTACTAGATTCACAAAATCCAGTGGAGATTATTACATTCCTAAGAAGCAAAGCGAAATTGATTATGCGCAAGAAAAGATTAAAGAAATAAGCGAAGAGATTAAGGAAAGAGAGCATCGTGAAATAAAAAATGCAGAACTATTCCTAGATCATAAACCTTCTTTTTTCAAAAGATTAAAACGGAAGTATGTATCCAAACAAGTGCTAAAAGAGTACCCTTTTTGGCAATTGATTGAATTACTAGATCATTATATTCATCAGAAGAACAAATTGATCAAAGAGATTATTTCCTTAAAGTATCAGGATAAGATTTCTAATTTGTTACAGAAAGATCAGACGTTTTCTCAATTATTAAAGCTGATCAAGACAAAAGATGTTGTAGAGAGAGAGCGGTTGTTTCAAGCTATAGATTTTCCATCGTTGTTACAATGTTTGCCTATTTGGATAACAAAGTCTACTGATGTAAGTGATGTATTCCCTTTAGAGAATAATATTTTTGATGTTGTAATTATTGATGAAGCTTCTCAATGTGATATTACAACGATGATTCCGGTATTGGCAAGAGCTAAAAAAGTGGTAGTAGTAGGAGATCCAAAACAATTAAGACATGTTTCCTTTTTGTCCAGACAGGTAATGGAAAATGCTGCTAACAATTATGGCTTGTTAAAAGGTGAGGATGTGGTGAATTATAGAAAGACCAGTTTCTTAGATTATGCAATGGAACGATTACCTTCTCAAAGCAATGTTCACTTTCTGGATGAACATTATCGTAGCGTGCCAAGTATTATAAGATATAGTAATCAGAAATTTTATTTTGATAAGCTAAAAGTAATGTCAGACTTACAGATTCATAATAAATCATCAGCTGTACACTGGATGTTTTGTGATGGAGAGAAGCTAAAAGATGGTAGAAATCTTGAAGAAGCTGATAAAATATTAGAAGATGTACAAAAAGTAATTGACGAAGAGCTTCAGGTAGCTTCTGGTGTTGCGACTACCATTGGGATTCTTTCTCCTTTTAGAGATCAGGTAAATTATCTAAAGGATAAAATAGAGGAATACGATCTTTCTGCAATAAAAAAACATAGAATTGCTGTGGGAACTCCTTTCGAATTTCAGGGAGAAGAACGAGATCAAATGTATATCACGTTTACAATTGATAATAATATTAGTCCTTCGGTTTTTCAATATCTGGATAGAGAAGATGTATTTAATGTCAGCATCACTCGTGCAAAGCAAAAACAATTTTTATACTATTCTTTTGACGCAAAAAACTTTAAGAATAAACATTTGCTGATAGATTATCAGTCTGAAACCAGGATACATTATCAACATAGTACGACTGAAGCACATATTGATAATTTTGCAACAGAAGTACATGAAGAATTGATTCAGTTAGGTATCGAGGAAGAAGATATCATTGTTAATTATCTATTGGCAGGATATGTAATGGATATTTTATTAACTTATAACCAAAGAACCATCTGCATTGATTTAGTAGGGTATCCGGGAGCATTAGAAAAAACATTTTCTATTGATCAATACAAAACATTGTTTAGAACAAAGGTTCCCATTATAACGATACCTTATGCATATTGGTTGTTTAATAAGAATGCTTGTTTAGAGCATATTAGTAAAAAAGTAAGAATCAAAAAGTGATTACAGAAAAAAACATATCTAAATCTTTAGGTCGACCTATTAAATCTCCAATTAGAGTTGGCAATGTTGCTGATTTGGGAATAGATGAAAATTCTTTTTTGCATTTTTTTCAACCTTTTTTCGAGGAATTACAAGATGATGTATATCTAGTAAGAGGCAAACAAATTACTTTTTTAAAAGAAGTCTTTCCTTCAGATTCAGTATCGATTGAAAAGCTGCATAAACCTTATTTTGAAGGTACAAGAACGATAGACGCCTTAGCATATTGGATAGAACAGTTAGATGCGAATCAAAAACAAGAATTTGATCAATTATCGACCATTACAAGACAACGAAATATTTCTTCTTTTTTGATTGAGATATGGGATGATCAATATTTTGTAGAAAGAATCGTCCAACAAGGTTTTGAGCAGGATGTAGATGATTTTAGAGTATGGAAACGAGTTTTTAAACAAGCAACAAGGGAAGCTGTAGAGAACGAGTTATTTTCTGAATTGCTTAAAAAGATGGCAGGTCTTGTTAAAAAAATACATCCAGAAGTTCGAAAAATTCAGATTACGAGTCATTTTATGCGAACCATTTCCGAAGAAAAAATAAAAGGAGAAAACTCTCCAGAAGGAGTACACGAAGATGGTGCTCAATATATCATGTCTGCATTAGTGGTGAATCGGCAAAACATAACCGGTGCAGAAAGTCAAGTTTATGAAAAAACAGCTTCGGATACTAATGAACTTATCTACAAAAAAGTGTTACAGCCAGGAGAATTTATTTTTCAAGCCGATACAGGAGAGGAATTTACTTTCGGAAATG
Coding sequences:
- a CDS encoding 2OG-Fe dioxygenase family protein, whose translation is MITEKNISKSLGRPIKSPIRVGNVADLGIDENSFLHFFQPFFEELQDDVYLVRGKQITFLKEVFPSDSVSIEKLHKPYFEGTRTIDALAYWIEQLDANQKQEFDQLSTITRQRNISSFLIEIWDDQYFVERIVQQGFEQDVDDFRVWKRVFKQATREAVENELFSELLKKMAGLVKKIHPEVRKIQITSHFMRTISEEKIKGENSPEGVHEDGAQYIMSALVVNRQNITGAESQVYEKTASDTNELIYKKVLQPGEFIFQADTGEEFTFGNDLWHYVTPIEPEDITNPGIRDIIGFDMDILE
- a CDS encoding ATP-binding protein, whose product is MHIEKVLSYYQDCYKQEFRDNDVLNFLGTKVDKRFFLNTVDQLYREEDTIFMKTDFGEELYKYLEIHRKEKTFITCSFFITGKLTFLGKKRTICAPLIVTPATLDINSEALYHINYNFDENRANDALLNLLKSNYNLDDSFVLEIKSLINDQEPGKQDIHSIARKLNENIKIDISALEELPELISGEKLRSHLKSTSLKLLPGIALGIVEKSKSSRNVLHEIDEIKERHLFNNTLQGFFSRRKIEINSDRKSKEKVYVPSNLSDSQLDIIRAVKSNDVTVVIGPPGTGKSYTIASLALDQVYHNKSVLICSKSDQAVDVLQDKIVSDLGVKGLSIRAGSGRSHRATLRKKIESITRFTKSSGDYYIPKKQSEIDYAQEKIKEISEEIKEREHREIKNAELFLDHKPSFFKRLKRKYVSKQVLKEYPFWQLIELLDHYIHQKNKLIKEIISLKYQDKISNLLQKDQTFSQLLKLIKTKDVVERERLFQAIDFPSLLQCLPIWITKSTDVSDVFPLENNIFDVVIIDEASQCDITTMIPVLARAKKVVVVGDPKQLRHVSFLSRQVMENAANNYGLLKGEDVVNYRKTSFLDYAMERLPSQSNVHFLDEHYRSVPSIIRYSNQKFYFDKLKVMSDLQIHNKSSAVHWMFCDGEKLKDGRNLEEADKILEDVQKVIDEELQVASGVATTIGILSPFRDQVNYLKDKIEEYDLSAIKKHRIAVGTPFEFQGEERDQMYITFTIDNNISPSVFQYLDREDVFNVSITRAKQKQFLYYSFDAKNFKNKHLLIDYQSETRIHYQHSTTEAHIDNFATEVHEELIQLGIEEEDIIVNYLLAGYVMDILLTYNQRTICIDLVGYPGALEKTFSIDQYKTLFRTKVPIITIPYAYWLFNKNACLEHISKKVRIKK